A genomic segment from Oncorhynchus keta strain PuntledgeMale-10-30-2019 chromosome 9, Oket_V2, whole genome shotgun sequence encodes:
- the LOC118387438 gene encoding V-type proton ATPase subunit G 1-like: MASQSQGIQQLLQAEKRAAEKVAEARKRKNRRLKQAKEEAQAEIEQYRMQREKDFKTKEAAALGSHGNSAVEVDKETVGKMGSIQTSYQQNREGVLGNLLKMVCDIKPEIHVNYRFAG, from the exons ATGGCAAGCCAGTCCCAGGGTATCCAGCAGCTTTTGCAAGCTGAAAAACGAGCTGCAGAAAAAGTAGCAGAAGCCCGCAAAC GTAAGAACCGTCGGCTGAAGCAGGCCAAGGAGGAAGCCCAGGCTGAGATTGAGCAGTACCGTATGCAGAGGGAGAAGGATTTTAAGACCAAGGAGGCTGCG GCTCTTGGATCCCATGGTAACTCTGCTGTAGAGGTGGACAAAGAGACTGTGGGCAAGATGGGTAGCATCCAGACCAGCTACCAGCAGAACCGGGAAGGGGTGCTGGGCAACCTGCTTAAGATGGTGTGTGACATCAAGCCAGAGATCCATGTCAATTACCGTTTTGCTGGTTAA